In Anaerolineales bacterium, the following proteins share a genomic window:
- a CDS encoding alpha/beta hydrolase, which produces MELEHSTIETNGVRLHVVQAGPKSGIPVILLHGFPEFWYGWRKQIPALVNAGCRVIVPDQRGYNLSDKPKDKKDYGIFTLVDDVLGLIHALDYEKVNLVGHDWGGGVAWTFAMTHPEKLHKLTILNSPHPAVYLKSLKRDPDQIRRSWYWLFFQLPRLAEKILSANDFRELIRALRNSAKKHTFTDADIEKYKEAWSQPGAITSMLNWYRAAFQFPPKMPEDMRVKVRTLMMWGMKDFALSHRLARPSMDYCDDRNLILFPESTHWVHLDAADEVNHYLIDFLLDSITKRAIK; this is translated from the coding sequence ATGGAACTTGAACACAGTACGATCGAAACGAACGGTGTCCGCTTGCACGTCGTTCAGGCGGGACCGAAAAGCGGAATCCCTGTCATTCTCCTGCACGGCTTTCCAGAGTTTTGGTATGGATGGAGAAAGCAAATCCCCGCGTTGGTGAATGCAGGATGCCGCGTCATCGTCCCTGACCAGCGCGGCTACAACCTGAGCGACAAACCGAAGGACAAAAAAGACTACGGCATTTTCACCCTCGTGGACGATGTGCTGGGCTTGATTCACGCGCTGGACTACGAAAAGGTCAACCTCGTAGGACACGATTGGGGCGGAGGCGTCGCGTGGACGTTCGCCATGACCCATCCGGAGAAATTACACAAACTCACAATTCTAAACTCGCCGCATCCGGCGGTGTATCTCAAATCCCTGAAACGCGACCCCGACCAGATCCGCCGCTCGTGGTATTGGCTGTTCTTCCAACTGCCGCGGCTTGCGGAAAAAATACTGTCGGCGAACGATTTTCGTGAGTTGATTCGCGCGTTGCGAAACTCTGCCAAGAAGCATACATTTACCGACGCCGACATCGAAAAATACAAGGAAGCCTGGTCGCAACCCGGCGCAATCACATCCATGCTGAATTGGTATCGTGCCGCGTTTCAATTCCCGCCGAAGATGCCGGAGGATATGCGTGTCAAAGTCCGCACGTTGATGATGTGGGGGATGAAAGACTTCGCGCTCAGCCATCGTCTTGCGCGCCCGAGCATGGACTATTGCGACGACAGGAACTTGATCCTCTTCCCCGAGTCCACGCATTGGGTACACCTCGACGCGGCGGACGAAGTGAATCACTATCTAATTGATTTTCTGCTGGATTCGATCACGAAGCGGGCGATAAAATAA